Proteins from one Archocentrus centrarchus isolate MPI-CPG fArcCen1 chromosome 8, fArcCen1, whole genome shotgun sequence genomic window:
- the LOC115784360 gene encoding prostaglandin E2 receptor EP1 subtype-like has translation MLAMQQSNSSGISASLPLSNHTTMAQDPKVEAIVAKNTTRPTSNPTAAGLSMTLGIFFNVVALIILIKAYNRFRRRSKATFLLFASSLVATDLAGHVIPGAMVLSRYSASTETAAGQASSFQDNSTDEDASCLFLGGCMVFFGLCPLFMGCAMAAERCMGITRPLLHARLVTTARTKMALILIWLLALCVALLPFIRLGDYTSQYPGTWCFIRVMEGTEATDLAFMILFSGLAVSSLALAFVFNTISGITLVRARLKRSCSQRYSARSHDTEMVVQLVGIMVTSSICWSPLLIFGLISATRSYTNSPFSDKDTYKRLMVTGVRMATCNQILDPWVYILLRRAILRKIYRITKKQASFKGSTLRRWDLSSFQNSEKNNVILKSLK, from the exons ATGCTGGCAATGCAGCAGTCCAACTCCTCAGGCATCAGTGCCTCACTTCCTCTCTCTAACCACACCACCATGGCACAAGATCCTAAGGTGGAGGCCATAGTAGCAAAAAACACCACCCGTCCAACAAGCAACCCCACAGCGGCTGGCCTATCCATGACACTGGGCATCTTTTTCAATGTGGTAGccctcatcatcctcatcaagGCTTACAATCGCTTCCGTCGGCGGTCAAAGGCCACGTTTCTGCTCTTTGCCAGCTCCCTGGTAGCCACAGATCTGGCTGGACATGTTATCCCCGGAGCCATGGTACTGAGTAGATACTCGGCGAGCACTGAGACGGCAGCTGGCCAAGCCTCCAGTTTTCAAGATAATTCTACAGATGAAGATGCCTCTTGCCTGTTCCTGGGGGGTTGCATGGTGTTCTTCGGCCTGTGCCCACTCTTCATGGGCTGTGCCATGGCTGCTGAGCGCTGCATGGGCATCACCAGGCCTTTGCTGCACGCTCGTCTGGTGACCACAGCACGGACAAAGATGGCACTAATACTGATCTGGCTCCTGGCTTTGTGTGTAGCACTTCTACCTTTCATCAGACTGGGTGATTACACTTCCCAATACCCAGGGACTTGGTGCTTTATCAGGGTGATGGAGGGCACTGAAGCCACAGATCTGGCTTTTATGATACTCTTCTCTGGACTGGCTGTGAGCTCTCTGGCCCTGGCCTTTGTGTTCAACACCATCAGTGGGATCACACTGGTGAGAGCCCGGCTAAAGAGGTCCTGCTCCCAGCGATACTCGGCCAGGTCTCATGACACAGAGATGGTGGTCCAGCTGGTCGGAATCATGGTCACTTCCAGTATCTGCTGGAGCCCTCTGCTG atCTTTGGATTGATATCAGCCACACGGTCCTACACCAACTCCCCATTTAGTGACAAAGACACTTACAAACGTTTGATGGTGACAGGTGTCAGAATGGCGACCTGTAATCAGATCCTGGACCCGTGGGTCTACATCCTGCTGAGACGCGCCATCCTCAGAAAAATCTACCGCATCACCAAAAAACAGGCCAGCTTCAAAGGAAGTACCCTCCGTCGCTGGGATCTCAGCTCCTTTCAGAACTCAGAGAAAAACAACGTTATTCTCAAAAGTCTTAAATAA